One genomic window of Rhodopirellula halodulae includes the following:
- a CDS encoding glycosyltransferase family 2 protein translates to MRTSENIDHSPGTQPLVTFALFAYNQEQYIEQAIAGAFAQTYENLEIILSDDDSSDRTYQIMCDAANSYSGPHRVVLNKNLQNSGIGAHVNRLMELAHGELVVVAAGDDISLPQRTSKIVECWMQNDQRPMSIHSACIRIDADGNTVNTKPPTWTDRWSDIGYLIKEQPTVEGATHAWDTKAFRRFGPLLPDIVYEDKAMAFRMALVGDVKFIESQLVKYRVSVGVTRDYGRDDFRRQVFGPSAARRLTVAKQMEIDLQNYCDSHPLLPFARRCLAYRELVYAFPDSNARHKSRRNARSKGVSIFQIAKLYIYFYFPRLSARLLSRRKSAI, encoded by the coding sequence ATGCGAACAAGCGAAAACATAGATCACAGCCCCGGAACGCAACCATTGGTCACCTTTGCTTTATTTGCGTACAATCAGGAGCAATACATAGAACAGGCTATCGCTGGAGCGTTTGCTCAAACCTACGAAAATCTCGAGATCATATTGTCTGACGACGATTCGTCAGACCGCACCTACCAGATCATGTGCGACGCTGCAAACTCGTACTCCGGTCCACATCGCGTTGTGCTAAACAAGAACCTCCAAAACTCAGGGATCGGGGCTCATGTCAATAGACTAATGGAATTGGCACATGGTGAACTTGTGGTCGTCGCCGCCGGTGACGATATATCACTGCCACAAAGGACAAGTAAAATTGTTGAGTGCTGGATGCAGAACGACCAACGTCCCATGTCTATTCACTCCGCTTGTATCCGCATCGACGCCGATGGAAATACAGTCAACACGAAGCCACCAACTTGGACAGATCGCTGGAGTGACATAGGCTACTTAATCAAGGAACAGCCAACGGTGGAGGGCGCGACCCACGCGTGGGACACAAAAGCCTTTCGTCGCTTTGGTCCTCTGCTGCCCGATATTGTGTATGAAGACAAGGCGATGGCGTTCCGAATGGCGTTGGTTGGGGATGTGAAGTTCATCGAATCGCAACTCGTCAAATACCGCGTCTCAGTAGGAGTTACAAGGGACTACGGGCGAGATGACTTCCGCAGACAAGTATTTGGCCCGAGCGCGGCACGAAGGCTGACAGTTGCAAAGCAAATGGAAATCGATCTCCAAAATTATTGTGACTCACATCCGCTACTTCCTTTCGCAAGAAGGTGCTTAGCATATAGAGAACTTGTATACGCATTCCCTGATTCAAACGCACGACATAAGTCACGTAGGAATGCTCGATCGAAAGGCGTTTCGATTTTCCAGATTGCAAAGCTATACATTTACTTCTACTTTCCGAGATTGTCTGCTCGACTACTATCGCGACGAAAATCCGCCATCTAA